One part of the Ancylomarina subtilis genome encodes these proteins:
- a CDS encoding T9SS type B sorting domain-containing protein encodes MRSFEKIAIRLLSITLLLSIYSHVYSQSDTVEFISNSDKRLCPLNNGPLTASQTSSLDISGPADKIWFASYSINGGPAETMNEGLGISTGIFTFEISFPNVSNKLKTFTVRIEKAWLEDGTPLPITEEERSRDITVYPLMNPNVQTYENKVKTSSEGDYTIIVGMYSLYSGELPLGAEQISYQTEIIDAYKYVNIRIKWQAEAGITTFKSIEKTGFGCNSDTIYSPIELKNEFSLDLGEDKHICSGETVTLTPTIDLKSEYAYSWSTGESTQSIEVTKSGLYTLTVTDLRDNQQVTDQVQVTVHDAPSIDISDVVLMDGNPINVSAQKEGCTYLWSTGETTPEIEITTPGDYSVMITSEYGCTNSKSFTVKDQSAFFTLNLPNIVHMCAQEIVTLSPYMDIEQEYTYIWSTGSTEREIEVDSEGIYTLTATDPNGYSQTASSQIFYHSKPIVNLGEDFILWDGESKQLDAQNTGASYLWNTLETSQIITVNTGGDFWVNVIDEYGCANADTIFVDYKDGHKFQIELGDDKSICQGDSVLIVPQIIGHPVYPLTYNWINQTHSEAEIYLKEEGDYTLEVTDNIGNKESAQIHITTRPLPVVDLGEDIIDYPNIQYELVADVDKVSYNWSTSEISKSITIEKTGTYWVEVINESQCSARDSIYIKFLNDYPFVGLPKAFSPNGDSHNDILYVRGIDIDKIKLLIYNRTGKKMFETSDVNQGWDGTYDGQLQAMDSYYYSLDITYTNGVSISKSGKFTLLR; translated from the coding sequence TTGAGGTCATTTGAGAAAATAGCGATTAGACTACTGAGTATCACACTATTACTCAGTATCTATTCGCATGTTTACTCCCAAAGTGACACTGTTGAATTCATTAGCAACTCTGATAAAAGGTTATGCCCACTAAATAATGGCCCCCTAACTGCTTCACAAACCTCTTCTCTGGATATATCAGGCCCTGCCGATAAAATATGGTTTGCCTCGTATTCTATTAATGGAGGACCAGCAGAGACAATGAATGAAGGTCTGGGAATTAGCACAGGGATATTCACATTTGAGATCAGTTTCCCTAATGTTAGTAATAAGCTTAAAACCTTCACCGTTCGAATTGAAAAAGCCTGGCTGGAAGATGGTACGCCTCTGCCTATCACAGAGGAAGAAAGAAGCCGGGATATAACAGTCTATCCATTAATGAATCCCAATGTACAGACTTATGAAAATAAAGTCAAAACCAGTTCGGAAGGAGATTATACAATCATCGTTGGAATGTACTCCTTATACAGTGGAGAACTTCCTCTTGGTGCAGAACAAATAAGTTACCAAACAGAAATAATTGATGCCTACAAATACGTCAATATCAGAATAAAATGGCAAGCTGAAGCTGGGATTACAACATTTAAATCTATTGAAAAGACGGGATTTGGATGCAATAGCGACACCATTTATAGTCCGATTGAACTTAAAAATGAATTCAGTCTGGATTTGGGTGAAGACAAACATATTTGTTCGGGAGAAACAGTTACCCTCACCCCAACTATCGACCTTAAATCAGAATATGCATACTCGTGGAGTACAGGTGAATCCACCCAATCCATAGAGGTTACAAAATCAGGGCTATACACACTAACAGTTACCGATCTTAGAGATAATCAACAAGTAACCGATCAGGTACAGGTGACCGTTCACGATGCCCCAAGTATCGATATTTCCGACGTCGTTCTAATGGATGGTAACCCAATCAATGTAAGTGCTCAGAAAGAAGGTTGTACTTATCTGTGGTCAACAGGAGAGACAACTCCTGAAATAGAAATAACAACCCCAGGAGATTATTCAGTCATGATTACTTCGGAATATGGCTGCACGAATTCAAAATCGTTTACAGTTAAGGACCAATCAGCATTTTTCACTTTAAACTTGCCCAATATAGTGCATATGTGTGCTCAGGAAATTGTAACTCTGAGCCCCTATATGGATATCGAACAAGAATACACTTATATATGGAGTACAGGATCAACTGAAAGAGAAATAGAAGTCGATTCCGAAGGTATTTACACCCTCACCGCCACCGATCCCAATGGCTACTCACAAACGGCTAGCTCTCAAATATTCTATCACTCCAAACCTATTGTTAATTTGGGTGAAGATTTCATTCTTTGGGATGGCGAATCGAAACAACTCGATGCACAAAATACGGGAGCAAGTTACTTGTGGAACACCCTCGAAACAAGCCAAATTATCACAGTTAATACGGGTGGTGATTTCTGGGTAAATGTAATAGATGAATACGGATGTGCCAATGCTGACACCATTTTTGTAGATTATAAAGATGGTCATAAGTTTCAAATTGAACTGGGCGATGACAAAAGTATTTGTCAGGGCGATTCCGTTTTAATCGTTCCTCAGATAATCGGACACCCTGTTTACCCGCTCACCTATAATTGGATTAACCAAACACATTCTGAGGCTGAGATTTACTTGAAAGAAGAAGGGGACTACACCCTGGAAGTCACAGATAATATTGGAAATAAAGAGAGTGCTCAAATTCACATCACAACTCGCCCCTTACCAGTAGTCGATTTGGGTGAGGATATTATTGATTATCCCAATATTCAATATGAATTGGTGGCAGACGTAGACAAAGTAAGTTATAACTGGTCGACAAGTGAAATCAGCAAATCGATTACCATTGAAAAAACGGGTACTTATTGGGTCGAAGTAATCAATGAATCTCAGTGTTCTGCCCGGGATAGCATTTATATCAAATTTCTAAACGATTATCCATTTGTTGGCTTACCCAAAGCATTTTCGCCCAATGGAGACAGTCACAACGACATCCTTTATGTACGTGGTATTGATATTGATAAAATCAAGCTCTTAATATACAACCGAACGGGTAAAAAGATGTTTGAAACAAGTGATGTCAATCAGGGATGGGATGGGACTTATGATGGTCAACTACAAGCCATGGATAGCTACTATTACAGTTTAGACATCACTTACACCAATGGTGTTAGTATAAGTAAATCAGGGAAATTTACCCTGCTTCGATAA
- a CDS encoding ABC transporter substrate-binding protein gives MENQYFKITDSLLDICTRYPETIKIFVSNGFKQLEDAKKREVFGKSLTLEVALKMKKLNVEAFVSLLVEGIDLTRNQIDADLNQKEKSTDEDAIHVQGLLPCPVRVPLVEGIDSFIETYKEKNDREIVYDLKAASMGLDWLMSDVINEDNPDKLADIFISAGFDLFFDEKLMGKFKKRGVFADSTGFDRLNKDFDNEEICLKDPEGHYSMIGVVPAVFLVNTAELGDREIPRTWADLFKPEFKNSVSLPISDFDLFNSMLLHIYKAYGEEGVKGLGECLLESMHPSQMVKSHTKKKDRPAITIMPYFFTKMVKEGGSMVAVWPEDGAIISPIFMLTKKDKLDKTQDVIDFFASKGVGEILSHQGLFPSINPEVDNRLPKENKFMWLGWDYINSNNIGELIVKCEGIFNKAIKDNSFRNMGPLSFSPQS, from the coding sequence ATGGAGAATCAATATTTTAAAATAACCGATAGTTTACTTGATATTTGTACGCGATACCCTGAAACGATAAAAATTTTTGTTTCGAATGGATTTAAGCAGTTGGAAGATGCAAAGAAAAGAGAGGTTTTTGGTAAGTCTCTAACTTTAGAGGTGGCTTTAAAGATGAAAAAGCTCAATGTTGAGGCTTTTGTTTCATTATTGGTTGAGGGTATTGATTTGACAAGAAATCAGATTGATGCGGATCTAAATCAGAAAGAGAAAAGCACCGATGAAGACGCGATTCATGTACAGGGGTTGTTACCATGTCCTGTTCGTGTTCCTTTGGTTGAAGGGATAGATTCGTTTATTGAAACGTATAAGGAAAAGAACGACAGAGAAATTGTTTACGATCTAAAGGCGGCATCAATGGGCTTAGATTGGTTGATGAGCGATGTGATTAATGAGGATAATCCTGATAAATTAGCTGATATCTTTATTTCTGCAGGTTTCGATTTATTCTTTGACGAAAAGCTGATGGGTAAATTCAAAAAAAGAGGTGTATTTGCTGACAGCACAGGTTTTGATCGTTTGAATAAGGATTTTGATAATGAAGAAATATGCCTGAAAGATCCTGAGGGGCACTATTCGATGATTGGTGTTGTGCCAGCTGTATTTTTGGTAAACACCGCTGAGCTTGGCGATCGTGAAATTCCTCGTACCTGGGCAGACCTATTTAAGCCGGAATTCAAGAATAGTGTAAGTCTCCCCATAAGTGATTTTGATTTATTTAACTCGATGTTGCTTCACATTTATAAGGCATATGGAGAGGAAGGTGTGAAGGGACTGGGGGAATGTTTGTTGGAAAGCATGCACCCATCACAAATGGTAAAGTCGCACACAAAAAAGAAAGATCGACCAGCGATTACTATTATGCCCTATTTTTTCACCAAAATGGTGAAAGAAGGTGGAAGTATGGTCGCTGTTTGGCCTGAAGATGGTGCAATTATTAGCCCTATCTTCATGTTAACTAAAAAAGATAAACTGGATAAAACACAAGATGTAATTGATTTCTTCGCCTCCAAGGGAGTAGGTGAAATCCTTTCGCATCAGGGTTTGTTTCCAAGTATAAATCCGGAAGTTGATAACAGGCTTCCAAAGGAGAATAAATTTATGTGGTTGGGTTGGGATTATATCAATTCAAATAATATTGGGGAACTCATTGTGAAGTGTGAAGGGATTTTCAATAAAGCCATAAAAGACAATAGTTTTAGAAATATGGGACCTTTAAGTTTTTCACCTCAATCTTAA
- a CDS encoding GTP-binding protein, producing the protein MNLVTVSGPPSSGKTAVILKTIDSVKKRGLKVGVVKFDCLYTGDDVLYEKAGVKVKKGLSGSLCPDHYFVSNIEEVTQWGLKEGLDLLITESAGLCNRCSPYIKTVTAVCVIDNLSGINTPKKIGPMLKTADIVIITKGDIVSQAEREVFASRVNTVNPGATIMHVNGLTGQGAYELSTLLYDEKTEVKTLVGEKLRFSMPSALCSYCLGETRIGESYQMGNVRKIDMSDKKEK; encoded by the coding sequence ATGAATCTAGTTACAGTATCAGGACCTCCGTCATCAGGAAAGACAGCAGTTATTCTTAAAACCATTGACTCTGTAAAAAAGCGAGGCTTAAAAGTAGGGGTTGTCAAATTCGATTGTTTGTACACCGGTGACGATGTGTTGTACGAAAAAGCGGGAGTGAAAGTTAAAAAAGGGCTTTCAGGTTCACTTTGTCCGGATCATTATTTTGTAAGCAATATCGAAGAGGTGACACAATGGGGATTGAAAGAAGGTTTGGATCTTTTAATTACCGAGAGTGCCGGTTTGTGTAACCGATGTTCTCCATATATTAAAACGGTTACTGCCGTGTGTGTGATCGATAATTTGAGTGGCATTAATACCCCAAAGAAGATTGGTCCTATGCTTAAAACAGCAGATATTGTTATTATCACGAAGGGGGATATCGTTTCTCAAGCTGAGCGTGAAGTTTTTGCTTCACGTGTCAATACGGTTAATCCGGGTGCGACAATTATGCACGTGAATGGTTTAACAGGTCAGGGAGCATATGAATTGAGCACTTTATTGTACGATGAGAAGACTGAAGTGAAGACTCTTGTTGGAGAAAAATTGAGATTCTCAATGCCATCAGCTCTTTGTTCGTATTGTTTGGGTGAAACTCGAATTGGAGAGTCTTACCAGATGGGTAATGTACGAAAAATAGACATGAGTGATAAGAAAGAAAAATAA
- a CDS encoding ATP-binding cassette domain-containing protein, with translation MMTINDIQSKTLTDLFEKYPFLPGFFEEHTLDLNESLDIKLIDYLNFLDEEEEQENRAMDKTQVLESMCIYIDQMLEFLGEDEDDGVHSITLLPGTNKSGEAEMFEELSIKKSEIVCIVGPTGSGKSRLLADIEWVAQKDTPTSRSVLINGEAGDKKWRLNSGNKLVAQLSQNMNFVMDLTVYEFIELHAQSRLVEDVERVINKIFEQANDLAGEKFELTTPITSLSGGQSRALMIADTAILSKSPIILIDEIENAGIDRKRALDLLVGEEKIVLMATHDPILALMGDKRIVIKNGGIHKVIETSDEERKLLGDLERMDAVVQNMRTRLRQGEIIQKEDIGF, from the coding sequence ATGATGACAATTAACGATATACAGAGTAAAACACTTACCGATTTATTTGAAAAATACCCATTTTTGCCCGGTTTTTTCGAAGAACATACCTTAGATTTAAATGAAAGTCTTGATATTAAATTGATTGACTATTTAAATTTCTTGGATGAAGAAGAGGAGCAGGAGAACAGAGCAATGGATAAAACTCAGGTTTTGGAATCGATGTGTATTTACATTGATCAAATGCTTGAATTTTTAGGGGAAGACGAGGATGATGGCGTTCATAGTATTACTTTGCTGCCCGGAACAAATAAGTCGGGTGAGGCTGAAATGTTCGAAGAATTATCGATTAAAAAAAGCGAGATTGTTTGTATTGTCGGTCCTACAGGTTCTGGCAAAAGTCGTTTGTTGGCCGATATCGAATGGGTCGCTCAAAAAGATACGCCGACTTCTCGTTCGGTATTGATCAATGGAGAAGCAGGAGATAAGAAATGGCGATTAAATTCGGGAAATAAATTGGTTGCACAATTGTCACAAAATATGAATTTTGTGATGGATTTAACGGTTTATGAGTTTATTGAATTGCATGCACAATCTCGTTTGGTAGAAGATGTTGAACGTGTCATCAACAAAATTTTTGAACAGGCCAACGATTTGGCAGGAGAGAAGTTTGAGTTAACAACACCAATAACAAGTTTAAGCGGTGGTCAATCGAGAGCCTTGATGATTGCCGATACAGCAATCCTGAGTAAGTCGCCTATTATCCTGATTGATGAGATTGAAAATGCCGGTATTGATCGGAAGCGTGCTTTGGATCTTTTAGTCGGTGAAGAAAAGATTGTTTTGATGGCAACCCACGATCCTATTTTGGCTCTTATGGGAGACAAGCGTATTGTCATTAAGAATGGTGGAATCCATAAGGTGATTGAAACCAGTGATGAGGAACGCAAGCTTTTGGGTGATTTGGAAAGAATGGATGCCGTGGTTCAGAACATGAGAACCCGATTGCGCCAAGGCGAAATTATTCAGAAAGAAGATATTGGATTTTAG
- a CDS encoding T9SS type A sorting domain-containing protein, which yields MKKNLLLSSVFLVALTLSGLAQTKNIVINESTYKKLTAPGVNHVRMAKKADKRKGIIRVKDAPHERLMFEKLITQDPKTGELPTNFRERELKFLSDNKNQFISRTKSQSIDWKQTGPYNVGGRTRALAIDLTNDNIILAGGVTGGMWRSEDGGASWTKTTSPTDHQSVTAVAQDPREGHTDTWYYATGEYSGSAGASGAFYSGAGVFKSIDGGKTWTKFADTDRYDTPFFNELFDICWSISVDPTNGDLYVATYGGIYKYNFGEETRNLVINSAPTKNDNYARTTDIICTPSGIKYATLSSEGTINGIYKSVSGNAGDWEKITPEGFPTNYDRTVLAYAPSNENILYFLSETPGKGLNGHSFWKLTTNGNELSWEDRSLNLPAQGEDDVAGYSSQGSYNMVIKVAPDDENMVFIGGTNLFRSDDGFATNANPVKTGKDDPNNTSKAYWIGGYATENNVSQYDNHHPDQHSLAFLNDGKTLLSGHDGGISKTYNYKQTEDSGQEDDIEHPSAKPVDWESLNNGYLTTQAYTVGIDANDLESYEILTGFQDNGTWYTYREDNGIHKQNWIHLGSGDGAYCSMHNNKNAYITSSQRGRIYLNVYNTTDKEWEWARVDPEGVNSEDVLFINPYEIDNNNEAIMFYAGGTDIWRNTDIYKIPKFSNDAASIGWEKLTGTTVSGQISAIKSSILPANLLYFGTSEGKIYKTINSHSSQAVTTEITGPSMPESAYVSSIEVNPANANYVYVTFSNYEVESIFFSKDAGETWTDVSGNLEITKDSKNIGPSVRYLNVLNAENGPVYFAGTSIGLYMATDLNSNTKWTQVSTDKIGNTVVDVVKTRKDGFIVVGTHGNGIFHANITPGEPTVDPAGPLVGIEDPVETNTKLNIYPNPMENSSRVEFPNENNESYRLIVVDASGRVVRIIENITNNNVLINREQLKPGIHIINLEGEKIYKGKLIVK from the coding sequence ATGAAAAAAAATTTACTACTGAGTTCAGTATTCCTTGTAGCCTTAACCCTCAGTGGCTTGGCACAAACAAAGAATATTGTTATTAATGAAAGCACATACAAAAAGCTTACAGCACCAGGTGTTAACCATGTGCGAATGGCTAAAAAAGCAGATAAGCGTAAAGGCATCATTCGTGTTAAAGATGCTCCTCATGAACGCTTAATGTTTGAAAAATTAATAACTCAAGATCCGAAGACCGGAGAACTTCCTACTAACTTTCGTGAAAGAGAATTGAAATTTCTTTCTGATAACAAGAATCAATTCATATCCAGAACAAAATCACAGAGTATTGATTGGAAGCAAACCGGACCATACAATGTAGGCGGTAGAACAAGAGCACTGGCTATTGACCTTACCAATGACAACATCATTTTAGCTGGTGGTGTGACTGGTGGCATGTGGCGCTCAGAAGATGGTGGGGCTTCCTGGACTAAAACCACAAGCCCAACCGATCATCAATCTGTTACAGCGGTTGCACAAGATCCTCGAGAAGGTCATACAGATACTTGGTATTATGCAACTGGTGAATATTCCGGCTCTGCCGGGGCTAGTGGCGCATTCTATTCTGGTGCTGGTGTATTTAAATCAATTGATGGAGGTAAAACATGGACGAAGTTTGCTGACACAGACAGATATGACACACCATTTTTCAATGAACTTTTTGATATTTGTTGGAGCATATCGGTAGACCCAACCAATGGGGATCTTTATGTTGCAACATATGGTGGTATATATAAATATAACTTTGGTGAGGAAACTCGTAATCTAGTTATTAATTCAGCTCCCACTAAAAACGATAACTACGCAAGAACAACTGATATAATTTGTACACCCTCAGGAATCAAATATGCAACATTAAGTAGTGAAGGTACTATAAATGGCATCTATAAATCAGTAAGTGGAAACGCGGGAGACTGGGAAAAGATTACACCTGAGGGCTTCCCTACAAATTATGATCGTACCGTATTAGCTTATGCTCCTAGTAATGAAAACATTCTATACTTTCTTTCGGAAACTCCTGGTAAAGGTCTTAATGGTCACAGTTTTTGGAAACTAACAACAAATGGCAATGAGCTCTCATGGGAAGATCGTTCTCTCAATCTTCCTGCACAAGGGGAGGACGATGTCGCGGGTTACAGTTCACAAGGCTCTTATAATATGGTTATAAAAGTAGCTCCTGATGACGAGAATATGGTTTTCATTGGAGGAACCAATCTTTTCCGTAGTGACGATGGTTTTGCAACGAATGCTAATCCCGTTAAAACAGGCAAGGACGATCCCAATAACACATCCAAAGCATATTGGATAGGTGGATACGCCACCGAAAACAATGTGAGTCAATACGACAATCATCATCCTGATCAACATTCCTTAGCTTTCCTAAATGATGGCAAAACTCTTTTAAGTGGACATGATGGAGGGATCAGTAAAACCTATAATTACAAACAAACCGAAGACTCAGGTCAAGAAGATGATATTGAGCACCCTTCTGCTAAGCCAGTTGACTGGGAATCATTAAACAACGGTTATCTAACAACTCAGGCCTATACCGTTGGAATTGACGCAAATGATTTGGAATCCTATGAAATTCTTACTGGTTTTCAAGATAATGGAACTTGGTACACTTATAGAGAGGACAATGGTATTCACAAACAAAATTGGATTCATCTTGGAAGTGGTGATGGGGCATACTGTAGTATGCACAATAACAAAAATGCTTACATTACTTCATCTCAAAGAGGACGTATCTATTTAAATGTTTACAACACAACTGATAAAGAGTGGGAATGGGCTCGCGTAGACCCTGAAGGCGTTAATTCTGAGGATGTGTTATTTATAAATCCATATGAGATTGATAATAACAACGAAGCCATCATGTTTTATGCAGGAGGAACCGATATTTGGAGAAATACCGATATTTACAAAATCCCAAAATTCTCTAACGATGCAGCAAGTATTGGTTGGGAAAAACTAACAGGCACAACAGTCTCAGGCCAAATTTCTGCCATTAAATCATCAATTCTTCCTGCCAATCTATTGTATTTTGGTACTTCTGAAGGGAAAATTTATAAAACAATCAATTCACATTCCTCTCAAGCTGTGACTACAGAAATTACAGGTCCTTCAATGCCCGAAAGCGCCTATGTAAGTAGTATTGAAGTAAATCCTGCTAATGCCAACTACGTATACGTAACCTTTTCGAATTATGAAGTAGAAAGTATTTTCTTTTCGAAAGATGCCGGCGAAACATGGACTGATGTATCCGGAAACCTAGAAATTACTAAAGACAGTAAAAATATTGGCCCATCAGTAAGATATCTAAATGTTCTTAATGCTGAAAATGGTCCAGTTTATTTTGCAGGAACAAGTATTGGTTTATACATGGCAACCGATCTTAATTCAAACACAAAATGGACTCAGGTATCAACAGATAAAATTGGGAATACTGTAGTCGATGTGGTTAAAACCCGAAAAGATGGTTTTATTGTGGTAGGAACACATGGTAATGGTATTTTCCATGCCAACATTACACCAGGAGAACCAACTGTAGATCCAGCAGGACCTCTTGTAGGTATTGAAGATCCTGTCGAAACCAACACAAAACTTAATATTTATCCTAATCCAATGGAAAATAGCAGTCGTGTTGAATTTCCAAATGAAAATAATGAATCATATCGCCTGATTGTGGTTGATGCTTCAGGTCGTGTTGTTCGTATTATTGAGAATATCACCAATAATAATGTATTGATTAACCGAGAACAACTAAAACCCGGTATTCATATCATCAATCTTGAGGGTGAAAAAATTTACAAAGGAAAACTTATTGTGAAATAA